From Pelagovum pacificum:
GAAGCAGAGGATCGCGATGATCGTCATCACGTAGACTTCGGACACGTAAGCCGCGTCGTACATCCCGAAGAAGCCCCGCCGCATTTCGCCGGTGACATGCATCAGCGGGTTCCACCACAGGAAGTTCTGCACCGCCGCGGGCATGTCCTCGTACATCAGGATCACCCCCGAGGCGAGGAACAGCGGCCGTGTGATGATCGACCAGATCGTGTCCCAGATCGGGAAGAAGCCGATGATCACCCCGTTGATCAGCCCCATGCCGAGCCCCAGCATCCCCGCCATGCCGTAGGCCTTCAGGATCGGCACGGGCGAGATCGTCGCCCGCGCGTCCGTCAGCACGAGGATGCCGGTGAACAGCAGGTAGCCGACCAGCATCGAGGTGATCGACTTCAGCAGCCAGCGGGCGATCACCGCGTCGAACCACGTCACAGCCGGGTAGGTCAGCAGCGCGGTCGAGTAGCGCATCGCGTTGGAGCTCACCCGCGTTGTCACCTGGAAATACTCGTACGGCAGGAAGCCGGTCGCGTAGAACAGGATGAAGCTCGTGCCGAGCGAGGGCGAGCGCATCAGCAGCGAGAAGCCGAGCGCGAGGATGATGATCATCCCGAGCGGCTCGAGGATCGCCCAGAGATAGCCGCCCGGCGAGCGTCCGTAGCTTGTCGACATCTCGCGCAGCATCAGCGCCACGATCGTGCGGGGCGTGGCCGGAAGCCATGCCGACCGGTGGGTCGCGCTGTGGGCCGGCTCCTGCGCGGGGCGCAGCGGGATCGGTGTGGTATCTGACATGCGAGGCTTCTGGCTTTTTCTGCGTCGAAATAGTATCAAGACCGGACAGAAGAGCAAAGCCAGCAGGCGTGAGGCAAGTCCTTGGCAGATAATGCAAAACCGGATGAGCGCCGATTGACGCTGATCGGACAGGACGGTGCGGCCCAGAAGGACGCTCCGAAGGGTGAGGCCAAAGCGGCCCCCGCGGACACCAAGGAGGCTCCGAAAGACCCCCCGAAGACCGCTGCGAAACCCGATGATCCCAAGCCGAAGCCGCCCCCGACGGGCCCTGAGGTTATCGAGATTCGCCCCGCTGCCGGGCCGGCCCGGATGCGGCGCCGGCACTGGGGGCTCGCGCTCGTCTTCCTGCTGGGCGTGCTCGCGCCGCTCGGCGCGGCGGGCTGGTATCTCTGGGGCGCGGCGACGAACCAGTATGCCTCCGTCGTCGGCTTCACCGTCCGGCAGGAGAACGGCAGCCCCGGCGCGTCGCAGCTGCTCGGCGGTCTTGCGGAGTTCGCCGGCGCCTCAGGCGGCGGGTCGGACACCGACATCCTCTACGAGTTCATCCAGAGCCAGAACATGGTCACCCGGATCAACGAGCGGATCGACCTCGTCGAACTCTACTCGGAGAACTGGACGGAGGATCCGCTCTTCTCGCTCTGGCCCTCCGCCGGGATCGAGGAGCTGACCAACTACTG
This genomic window contains:
- a CDS encoding ABC transporter permease; translation: MSDTTPIPLRPAQEPAHSATHRSAWLPATPRTIVALMLREMSTSYGRSPGGYLWAILEPLGMIIILALGFSLLMRSPSLGTSFILFYATGFLPYEYFQVTTRVSSNAMRYSTALLTYPAVTWFDAVIARWLLKSITSMLVGYLLFTGILVLTDARATISPVPILKAYGMAGMLGLGMGLINGVIIGFFPIWDTIWSIITRPLFLASGVILMYEDMPAAVQNFLWWNPLMHVTGEMRRGFFGMYDAAYVSEVYVMTIIAILCFFGFLLLRRYHLEILNRL